In the genome of Streptomyces sp. NBC_00190, one region contains:
- a CDS encoding ATP-binding protein, with translation MTGWHVRDYTQDDLEAVLRVDAESGTAEESPLFPLSDAVAALQALHPAVVATADEEVVGAAVSRVDGDRAWILRISMAPAWRHQGLGSALITALEHRLFTAGVRTVHAVLPDGETGATALHNCGFGARPGLVFFEKRGRVTPQAVSMLASLGAELPPGGLWQKVAGMQKEKELIERRLVLPLAHPEMAAQHGVELPRAVMLFGPPGTGKSTFAHAIASRLQWPFLELFPARLAAEYGLASGLNRRFDEIAALDHVLVFIDEVEEIAGTRSGADATAVGVVNELLKAIVRFRGQDGRLLVCATNDVTTLDSAFLRHGRFDYVLPIGPPDDRARTALWESYLARAGAQADSTALAIASEGFTPADIAHVARTVSQVQFERTFDTGARARPTTEDYLRTIGETRPTVSAAMAQEFAEQTEKFARI, from the coding sequence ATGACGGGGTGGCATGTCAGGGACTACACCCAGGACGATCTCGAAGCGGTGCTCCGAGTCGACGCGGAGAGCGGCACGGCCGAAGAGTCACCGCTCTTTCCGCTCTCGGACGCCGTGGCGGCCCTCCAGGCCCTCCACCCGGCGGTGGTGGCCACCGCCGACGAGGAGGTGGTCGGCGCCGCGGTGAGCAGGGTGGACGGTGACCGGGCGTGGATCCTGCGCATCAGCATGGCGCCCGCCTGGCGGCACCAGGGGCTGGGCAGCGCCCTGATCACGGCCTTGGAGCACCGGCTGTTCACCGCTGGCGTCCGAACGGTGCATGCGGTCCTGCCCGACGGCGAGACCGGTGCCACCGCCCTGCACAACTGCGGCTTCGGCGCCCGTCCGGGCCTGGTCTTCTTCGAGAAGCGCGGGCGCGTGACCCCGCAGGCGGTCAGCATGCTCGCGTCGCTGGGAGCGGAGCTACCGCCCGGGGGACTGTGGCAGAAGGTCGCGGGCATGCAGAAGGAGAAGGAGCTCATCGAGCGGCGCCTGGTCCTGCCACTGGCCCATCCCGAAATGGCCGCCCAGCACGGCGTGGAGCTGCCGCGGGCCGTGATGCTGTTCGGGCCGCCCGGAACCGGCAAGAGCACGTTCGCGCACGCCATCGCCAGCCGCCTGCAATGGCCCTTCCTCGAACTGTTCCCCGCCCGGCTGGCAGCCGAATACGGACTGGCCAGCGGGCTGAACCGGCGCTTCGACGAGATCGCCGCGCTCGACCACGTCCTGGTCTTCATCGACGAGGTCGAGGAGATCGCCGGGACCCGGAGCGGCGCGGACGCAACCGCCGTCGGCGTCGTCAACGAACTGCTCAAGGCGATCGTCCGGTTCCGGGGCCAGGACGGGCGGCTGCTCGTCTGCGCCACGAACGACGTGACCACGCTCGACTCCGCGTTCCTGCGGCACGGCCGTTTCGACTACGTACTGCCGATCGGCCCGCCCGACGACCGCGCGAGGACCGCGCTGTGGGAGAGCTACCTGGCCCGGGCGGGCGCGCAGGCCGACAGCACGGCGCTGGCGATCGCCAGCGAGGGGTTCACCCCCGCCGACATCGCCCATGTGGCGCGCACCGTCTCCCAAGTCCAGTTCGAGCGCACCTTCGACACCGGAGCCCGGGCCCGCCCCACCACCGAGGACTACCTGCGCACGATCGGCGAAACCAGGCCCACGGTCAGCGCGGCCATGGCACAGGAGTTCGCCGAGCAGACCGAGAAGTTCGCCCGCATCTAG
- a CDS encoding PP2C family protein-serine/threonine phosphatase: MNNPDTSGEASPSMTDYEAVFRAFPGPALLLTPDLVMMDANDEFLDRSGRGRRDLVGRSVFEVFPVDSSDSEAPGSQLRASIDRVLATGRQDAMPLHRYDLETPGRSGVLEKRYWSPVNAPVLGPNGQVALIISRAEEVTELVRIRAALQVAGEALRDEETTTAGLLARSEDLKELNERLRLAHSRDREIAISLQRAMLPAIPAGFGNVAVRYRPASSSLNVCGDWYDVLDLGRDRLAVAVGDVVGHGLEAAGVMGQLRSALSAAIRATGEPAAALKTLAMQAFTIEGALAATALQTIIDRASRTITYSRAGHLPPLLLHPEGCIAEALDEVVDPPLATWELDAVRSQASLSYEPGATLVLYTDGLIERRGEDIDTGLERLMDSLMRHCDLGAEELASALLADVRPTGDGPDDDTALVVVRL; this comes from the coding sequence ATGAACAATCCCGACACCTCCGGTGAAGCCTCGCCGTCCATGACCGACTACGAGGCGGTCTTTCGCGCGTTCCCGGGGCCTGCGCTGCTTCTCACCCCTGACCTGGTCATGATGGACGCCAATGACGAATTCCTGGACCGGTCCGGTCGCGGGCGTAGGGACCTAGTGGGCCGTTCTGTATTTGAGGTGTTCCCTGTGGACTCCTCAGATTCGGAGGCACCAGGCAGCCAGCTGCGCGCATCGATTGACCGGGTGCTGGCCACAGGGCGGCAGGACGCCATGCCGTTGCACCGGTACGACTTGGAAACGCCGGGGCGGTCAGGGGTGTTGGAGAAGCGGTACTGGAGTCCGGTCAATGCGCCGGTTCTCGGCCCGAACGGCCAGGTGGCCCTGATCATTTCCCGGGCGGAAGAGGTCACCGAGCTGGTCCGCATCCGTGCCGCCTTGCAGGTAGCCGGTGAGGCGCTCCGTGATGAGGAGACGACGACGGCCGGGCTGCTCGCGCGGTCCGAGGATCTAAAGGAACTCAACGAACGGCTACGCCTCGCCCATTCACGCGACCGTGAGATCGCCATCAGCCTGCAGCGCGCCATGCTGCCGGCCATCCCTGCGGGATTCGGCAATGTGGCGGTGCGCTACCGCCCCGCCTCCAGTTCACTCAACGTCTGTGGCGATTGGTATGACGTCCTCGACCTCGGGCGAGACCGCCTCGCCGTCGCTGTCGGCGACGTGGTCGGCCACGGCCTGGAAGCCGCAGGGGTCATGGGCCAGCTCCGCAGTGCCCTCAGCGCCGCCATCCGCGCAACCGGTGAGCCAGCCGCCGCCCTCAAGACACTCGCCATGCAGGCCTTCACGATCGAGGGCGCACTCGCCGCCACGGCCCTCCAAACAATCATCGACCGAGCCAGCCGCACCATCACGTACAGCCGAGCGGGACACCTGCCCCCCTTGCTGCTCCACCCGGAGGGCTGCATTGCCGAAGCCCTGGACGAAGTTGTGGACCCTCCCCTTGCGACGTGGGAACTCGACGCGGTCAGAAGCCAGGCATCGCTCTCCTACGAGCCCGGAGCAACCCTCGTGCTCTACACCGACGGACTTATCGAACGCCGCGGCGAAGACATCGACACCGGACTCGAGCGCCTCATGGACAGCCTCATGCGCCATTGCGACCTTGGCGCCGAAGAGCTCGCCAGCGCCCTGCTCGCCGACGTGCGTCCCACCGGCGACGGCCCGGACGACGACACCGCCCTGGTCGTCGTACGGCTATGA
- a CDS encoding response regulator, with amino-acid sequence MLVESAPDMAVVGQAGNGREAVELAHAERADVVVMDIRMPGTDGIEATRLIASAEDLAGVKVLVLTTYDTDENVVEALRSGASGFLVKDTRPAELLAAIRTVARGESLLSPGPTARLIARVLRTPRSAPAPAALDPLSGREREVLTLVARGLNNTEIADALALSPLTAKTHVSRIMGKLGVRDRAQLVIVAYESGLVVPGD; translated from the coding sequence ATGCTCGTCGAATCGGCTCCCGACATGGCGGTCGTCGGACAGGCCGGCAACGGGCGGGAAGCGGTGGAACTGGCCCACGCCGAGCGGGCCGACGTGGTCGTCATGGACATCAGGATGCCGGGTACCGACGGCATCGAGGCGACCCGGCTGATCGCCTCCGCCGAGGACCTGGCCGGGGTGAAGGTCCTGGTCCTCACGACGTACGACACCGACGAGAACGTTGTCGAAGCGCTGCGGTCCGGGGCCTCCGGCTTCCTCGTGAAGGACACCAGGCCGGCCGAACTTCTGGCCGCCATCCGCACGGTGGCCAGGGGTGAGTCGCTCCTTTCACCGGGCCCGACGGCGCGGCTGATCGCCCGGGTCCTGCGCACCCCGCGCTCTGCCCCGGCCCCCGCAGCCCTCGACCCGCTCTCCGGCCGGGAGCGGGAAGTCCTCACCCTCGTGGCCCGGGGCCTCAACAACACGGAGATCGCCGACGCGCTGGCCCTGAGTCCCCTCACCGCGAAGACCCATGTGAGTCGGATCATGGGCAAGTTGGGGGTACGCGACCGGGCGCAGCTGGTGATCGTGGCGTACGAGTCAGGGCTCGTGGTGCCCGGAGACTGA